In Capsicum annuum cultivar UCD-10X-F1 chromosome 11, UCD10Xv1.1, whole genome shotgun sequence, one genomic interval encodes:
- the LOC107848690 gene encoding homeobox protein knotted-1-like 6, protein MDDEMYGFRSTSDYADKALMSPENLMMADEYNNFHNYHNMAMNTPMFGSDDVQLSSDAANSFSLTTPQNNNIYQIRYGNCGSGSGSRKDDNNNNNEDYDEDGSNIIKAKIVSHPYYPKLLDAYIDCQKVGAPPEIANLLEEIRQQNDLRKPNATSICIGADPELDEFMETYCDILLKYKSDLSRPFDEATTFLNKIELQLGNLCKDDGGVSSDEEFSCGEAEGQDASMRCEDNELKDRLLRKFGSHLSSLKLEFSKKKKKGKLPKEARQMLLAWWNDHYRWPYPTEADKNSLAESTGLDPKQINNWFINQRKRHWKPSENMQLAVMDNLSGQFFSSDD, encoded by the exons ATGGATGATGAAATGTATGGTTTCCGTTCAACAAGTGATTATGCGGACAAAGCGTTGATGTCACCAGAGAATTTGATGATGGCAGATGAGTACAACAATTTCCACAACTATCACAACATGGCCATGAACACCCCTATGTTTGGATCCGATGATGTTCAATTATCATCGGATGCTGCTAATTCTTTCAGTCTTACTACtcctcaaaataataatatttatcaaattagaTATGGAAATTGTGGCAGTGGCAGTGGCAGTAGAAAGgatgataataataacaacaatgaaGATTATGATGAAGATGGTTCAAATATTATCAAGGCTAAAATCGTCTCACATCCTTATTATCCTAAATTACTCGATGCTTATATTGATTGTCAAAAG gtTGGAGCACCGCCGGAGATAGCAAATCTGCTAGAAGAAATAAGGCAACAAAACGATCTTCGTAAACCAAACGCTACTTCCATATGCATAGGAGCTGATCCTGAACTTGATGAGTTTATG GAAACGTACTGTGATATATTGTTGAAGTATAAGTCCGATCTGTCTAGGCCTTTTGATGAAGCAACAACGTTCCTCAACAAGATTGAACTGCAACTTGGAAATCTTTGCAAAG ATGATGGTGGTGTATCGTCAGATGAGGAGTTCAGTTGCGGGGAGGCAGAAGGACAAGATGCATCAATGAGATGTGAGGATAACGAACTCAAGGACAGACTCCTACGTAAGTTTGGGAGTCATCTAAGTAGTCTTAAGTTGGAATTctctaagaaaaagaagaaagggaAGCTACCAAAAGAGGCAAGGCAGATGTTACTTGCATGGTGGAATGATCATTATAGATGGCCTTACCCTACG GAAGCTGATAAAAATTCACTGGCAGAATCAACAGGACTGGATCCAAAGCAGATCAACAATTGGTTTATAAATCAAAGGAAGAGACATTGGAAACCATCAGAGAATATGCAGTTAGCAGTTATGGATAATCTTAGTGGCCAATTCTTCTCATCAGATGATTGA